Genomic window (Cydia amplana chromosome 11, ilCydAmpl1.1, whole genome shotgun sequence):
AAGCCTCAATCGAGTATAAACACCGATCCTTCTAAAATCACGATGGAAAAAGTGCTGAGAGAGGTCAACGAAAAGCTGGCTGTCGTACACAAAATGGAAAAAACCCTCGATGAGATGTCTAACGATATAAGTTTCTATTCCGCAAAATATCAAGAACTTATCGAGGATAGGGACAAAGCGAACAACAGAATAAAGGCATTGGAGCACAGGAACAACCACCTGGAGACATGCAATCGGGCTCTGGAAGAACGGGTAACCTGGTTAGAAACCAAAGAGAAAGAGAAAAATGTGGAGATAGTTGGCCTGGAGGACAAAGACGACGTCATTCTGGAAAATGTTATTCAGCAGTTAGCCCGCAAGCTTGGAGTAGACGACGGGCAAATACACGAGATACAGCGGGTAGGCGTAAAACCCGCCGCTGTTAAACCAGCTACCGCCAATAAGCAAAATGAAGGTCGCTCGAGCCAGCCGCGCCCGCGGCCCGTTGTTATCACCATGGCAACGCGGGCGGCTCGCGACCAGTGGCTGGCCGCTAGAAAAACAATAAAGCTATGCAATAATGACGTATTTGAGAATGGCAACAAAGACTTTATATACATAAATGAAGATTTAACTAAGTATACACGTAACTTATTGTGGACGGCAAAGAATGAATTAAAACCTACTTATAAGTACGTATGGGTGAAGGAAGGCAAGGTACTGATAAGGAAAGATGACCCAGCTGACGCGAAGATAAGAGTGGTCCGTTCCCTAAACGACATAGATGCGTTATTAAATGATGAGAAGTGacgtacttatacatatatgtctATCGGCTCCTTTAAATCGTAACACTATGTTAAATAAGATGTTATCTAGCATTCAAATTCAACGACGAATCTACACATATTACGTCTAACATAAGTTACAAAAAGTACGAGAACTTAGAAGTATGGAACAATGAAATAAAACTGTATAAACTAAGTTTACATATTATTCACATCAATATAAGGTCATTAAGGAAAAACTTTAACGAGCTACAATTATTATTAAGCGGGTGTATGGAGAAAATAGATGTTATTGCCCTTACAGAGATTAATATAAAAGAACAAGAATTGCCCATGTATAAACTGAAGGACTATGATACATATATAACGACAAGAGAAACATCCAGAGGAGGAGGAATACTAGTATATGTGAGGAAAAGTATAAGCTTCACGGCATCCATAATTAAATCTAACTACAGTGAGATAATATACGGAGAACTTTCCCGGGATAGAAAACAGCTGACTCACTTATTTGTCGTATATAGACCGCCGAAAACGAACAAACAAGGATTTGTGACAGATATACATCAAGTGCTCTCGAAAATACCTACTGGACAGGAGTTAATAATGATCGGCGATACAAATATAGATCTCATGAACGAAGTTAGCTCAGGCAACGTCGTTAACCAGTACAGGGACAATATGTGTGAGTTAGGATTAGAATGCGCCATCAGCGACGTGACCCGCGAGGAGGTGTACGGTGGCCACGTTACGCGCACCTGCATCGACCATGCGTGGGTGCGCACCCGGCGAGGGCGGCCGGTGTCCGCGTACGTCCTCTCCACCAAGGTATCGGACCATTATCCCATCGGAGTGCGCATCGAGGCTGTTGACCCCGCACAGACTGGTAAGCGAGCACCTGTGACTATTTTATGTGAAAAAACAGTTAAAAAGCAACTAGACAGTGTTAATTGGAAAGAACTGA
Coding sequences:
- the LOC134652394 gene encoding uncharacterized protein LOC134652394; amino-acid sequence: MGMCEGVFHKKCAAKLKGFNETELCEDCQTPVKPQSSINTDPSKITMEKVLREVNEKLAVVHKMEKTLDEMSNDISFYSAKYQELIEDRDKANNRIKALEHRNNHLETCNRALEERVTWLETKEKEKNVEIVGLEDKDDVILENVIQQLARKLGVDDGQIHEIQRVGVKPAAVKPATANKQNEGRSSQPRPRPVVITMATRAARDQWLAARKTIKLCNNDVFENGNKDFIYINEDLTKYTRNLLWTAKNELKPTYKYVWVKEGKVLIRKDDPADAKIRVVRSLNDIDALLNDEK